The Candidatus Chlorobium masyuteum genome contains a region encoding:
- a CDS encoding addiction module protein, with the protein MPEWQKEELNRRYKEYQQGNLELHDWKSVHEVLRGK; encoded by the coding sequence CTGCCGGAATGGCAAAAAGAGGAGCTGAACAGGCGGTATAAAGAATACCAACAAGGGAACCTTGAGCTTCATGATTGGAAAAGTGTCCATGAAGTGCTGCGCGGAAAATAA
- a CDS encoding addiction module protein → MASVDELAMKAIDLDPKERILLVEAILYSLDKPDPEIEKSWIAESEARYDAFKRGELQAEEWDEIRKRYEH, encoded by the coding sequence ATGGCGTCTGTAGACGAACTGGCAATGAAAGCCATTGATCTTGATCCGAAGGAACGAATCCTGTTAGTTGAGGCTATTCTGTACAGCCTCGATAAGCCCGACCCTGAAATTGAGAAAAGCTGGATAGCCGAATCAGAGGCTCGGTATGATGCTTTCAAGCGAGGTGAGCTTCAGGCTGAAGAGTGGGATGAAATCAGAAAAAGGTACGAACATTGA
- a CDS encoding bacteriophage abortive infection AbiH family protein, whose protein sequence is MTTLYIIGNGFDLYHGLPTSYSEFYAFAKKDLNELEETFYLKLDEIEPWGGFENKLGEYDWQLVYDVHNDIDVMDDSFRPSMAFGLEDELTEVTDNLVSKIEEQFHFWIDSIDVKGASRRLNLDSNGIYLSFNYTPTLQCVYGISDNQINHIHGSVSGSERLVYGHTETMAETPELEENGDSNRTMFTDAENAAKYPFHAFRKPVEQIIANNEHWCLELKGRIDRVVVIGHSLNIDLPYFKKINDVVSGVPWIVSYHTEDEQKKHMLTLRSIGLEMGGITQCQHDDLSKHI, encoded by the coding sequence GTGACCACTCTATATATTATCGGTAACGGATTTGACTTATATCACGGATTACCAACTAGTTATAGCGAATTCTATGCTTTCGCAAAGAAAGATCTGAATGAACTCGAAGAAACTTTCTATCTGAAATTGGATGAAATAGAACCGTGGGGTGGTTTCGAGAACAAGCTCGGCGAATATGACTGGCAGCTCGTGTATGACGTTCACAATGACATTGATGTGATGGATGATTCATTTAGGCCGAGCATGGCATTTGGATTAGAGGATGAATTAACTGAGGTGACGGACAATCTTGTCTCAAAGATCGAGGAACAGTTTCATTTTTGGATTGATTCTATCGATGTCAAGGGAGCTAGTAGGAGGTTAAATCTTGATTCAAATGGGATTTACCTCTCATTTAACTATACGCCTACTCTTCAGTGCGTGTACGGTATAAGTGACAACCAGATAAATCACATTCATGGTAGTGTTTCTGGGAGTGAAAGGCTGGTTTACGGTCACACCGAAACCATGGCGGAGACTCCAGAGTTAGAAGAAAACGGTGATAGTAATAGGACTATGTTCACTGACGCTGAGAACGCTGCCAAGTACCCATTTCATGCATTTAGAAAACCGGTAGAACAGATTATCGCGAATAACGAACATTGGTGTTTGGAGTTAAAGGGGCGCATTGACCGCGTTGTTGTCATCGGTCATTCACTGAACATTGATCTTCCATACTTTAAGAAAATTAATGATGTTGTCTCTGGTGTTCCATGGATAGTTAGCTACCATACAGAGGACGAGCAGAAGAAACACATGTTAACGCTAAGGTCCATTGGTTTAGAGATGGGTGGTATAACACAGTGTCAGCATGATGATCTTTCCAAGCATATATGA
- a CDS encoding BrnA antitoxin family protein — MKEEYDLSTMQRKKNPYAAKLKKPVTIRLGEDVVDYFKSLSDEMGLPYQSLINLYLRDCVSTHRKPNFNWSE; from the coding sequence ATGAAAGAAGAATATGATCTCTCAACAATGCAGCGTAAAAAAAATCCGTACGCGGCAAAATTGAAAAAGCCTGTAACGATCCGGCTTGGTGAAGATGTTGTTGACTACTTCAAGTCACTTTCTGATGAAATGGGCCTCCCTTACCAGTCATTGATAAATCTCTACCTGAGAGATTGTGTATCAACACACAGAAAGCCGAATTTCAATTGGAGTGAGTGA
- a CDS encoding DUF2442 domain-containing protein, giving the protein MFWDIKAVKPLSDYRIYVEIEDGRQGVFDMKPYLDRGVFSELRDVHYFNQVGILFGAVTWPHEQDIAPETIIDEMVPVETMPDNVLPTASVKLH; this is encoded by the coding sequence ATGTTTTGGGATATAAAAGCTGTCAAACCGTTATCTGATTATCGCATTTATGTGGAAATTGAAGATGGTCGTCAGGGTGTTTTTGATATGAAGCCTTACCTTGATCGCGGTGTCTTCAGCGAACTCAGAGATGTGCATTATTTCAATCAGGTCGGTATTCTTTTTGGTGCTGTTACCTGGCCGCACGAACAGGATATTGCGCCAGAAACGATAATTGACGAGATGGTGCCGGTTGAAACCATGCCTGACAATGTGCTGCCAACGGCAAGCGTGAAGCTGCATTGA
- the lepA gene encoding translation elongation factor 4 — protein sequence MALPSTEVNRIRNFCIIAHIDHGKSTLADRLLEITNTLDRTQMASAQVLDDMDLERERGITIKSHAIQMKYKAKDGIEYTLNLIDTPGHVDFSYEVSRSLAACEGALLVVDATQGVEAQTIANLYLAIDAGLDIIPVINKIDLPSSDVEGVARQVIDLIGVNREDIIPVSAKAGIGVDVLIEAIVKRVPAPADNNHLPLRALIFDSVFDAYRGAVIYLRIVEGSLRKGDRVKFFANDKLFLADEIGTMSMKRQPKNILESGDVGYLICSIKDVKDAKVGDTVTLADNPAKERLAGYKDVKPMVFSGLYPINSNEFEDLRESLEKLALNDASLVYTPETSVALGFGFRCGFLGLLHMEIIQERLEREYGVNIITTVPNVEYRVMLTNSEMVIVDNPSKMPEPGRISLVEEPYVSMQIITLADYIGNIMKLGMERRGEYKNTDYLDTLRVIMHFEFPLAEIVFDFHDRLKSISKGYASMDYEYIGYRESELVKLDVLLNGDTVDALSIVVHRSKAYDWGKKLCIKLKAIIPKQMYEVAIQAAIGSKVISRETISAMRKNVLAKCYGGDISRKRKLLEKQKEGKKRMKQVGRVEVPQEAFLALLNIDE from the coding sequence ATGGCTCTGCCCAGTACAGAAGTTAACCGTATCAGGAACTTCTGCATTATCGCTCATATTGATCACGGAAAATCCACACTGGCCGATCGCCTGCTGGAGATAACGAATACCCTCGACCGTACCCAGATGGCCTCCGCTCAGGTTCTTGATGACATGGATCTTGAGCGGGAGCGTGGTATTACCATAAAAAGCCATGCCATCCAGATGAAGTACAAGGCCAAGGATGGTATTGAGTACACTCTGAACCTTATCGACACGCCGGGGCATGTCGATTTCAGCTATGAGGTGTCCCGCTCTCTTGCGGCCTGTGAAGGCGCTCTGCTTGTGGTTGATGCCACACAGGGTGTTGAGGCGCAGACCATTGCCAATCTCTATCTTGCCATAGATGCCGGGCTCGACATTATTCCGGTCATCAATAAAATAGATCTTCCCTCTTCCGATGTTGAGGGTGTTGCCCGTCAGGTTATCGATCTGATCGGTGTCAATCGTGAAGATATCATTCCGGTCTCGGCCAAGGCCGGTATCGGGGTTGATGTACTTATTGAAGCTATTGTCAAACGGGTTCCGGCTCCGGCCGACAACAATCATCTCCCGCTCAGGGCGCTGATCTTTGACTCGGTTTTTGATGCCTACCGGGGGGCGGTGATCTATCTGCGTATTGTTGAGGGCTCTCTTAGAAAGGGGGACAGGGTCAAGTTTTTTGCCAACGACAAGCTTTTTCTTGCTGACGAAATCGGCACCATGAGCATGAAGCGGCAGCCGAAAAACATTCTTGAGTCCGGGGATGTCGGCTATCTCATCTGCTCCATCAAGGATGTGAAGGATGCCAAGGTCGGCGATACGGTCACCCTTGCCGACAATCCGGCAAAAGAGCGTCTTGCGGGCTACAAGGATGTCAAACCGATGGTCTTCAGCGGCCTCTATCCGATTAACTCCAATGAGTTTGAGGACTTGCGCGAGTCACTTGAAAAGCTCGCCCTGAACGATGCCTCGCTGGTCTATACTCCTGAAACATCCGTTGCGCTCGGTTTCGGTTTCCGATGCGGCTTTCTCGGCCTGCTCCACATGGAGATCATTCAGGAGCGCCTTGAGCGTGAGTACGGCGTCAATATCATTACCACGGTCCCTAATGTGGAGTACCGGGTTATGCTGACCAACTCGGAGATGGTTATTGTTGACAATCCATCCAAGATGCCGGAGCCCGGACGGATAAGTCTGGTGGAAGAGCCCTATGTCAGCATGCAGATCATTACGCTTGCCGACTATATCGGCAACATCATGAAGCTCGGCATGGAGCGGCGCGGAGAGTACAAAAACACCGATTACCTTGACACCCTGAGGGTGATCATGCACTTCGAGTTTCCGCTTGCCGAGATCGTCTTTGATTTTCATGACCGGCTTAAATCTATTTCCAAAGGCTACGCCTCGATGGATTACGAGTATATCGGATATCGTGAGTCCGAACTGGTCAAGCTCGACGTGCTTCTGAACGGCGATACGGTTGACGCGCTCTCGATTGTTGTGCATCGCTCGAAAGCGTACGACTGGGGCAAAAAGCTCTGTATAAAGCTGAAAGCGATTATTCCAAAGCAGATGTATGAAGTTGCCATCCAGGCCGCTATCGGCAGCAAGGTGATATCGCGTGAAACCATCTCGGCCATGCGCAAAAACGTGCTGGCCAAATGTTATGGCGGTGATATCAGCCGGAAACGCAAGCTGCTTGAAAAGCAGAAAGAGGGCAAGAAGCGCATGAAGCAGGTTGGAAGGGTAGAGGTGCCGCAGGAAGCGTTCCTGGCACTGTTGAACATCGACGAATAG
- the lepB gene encoding signal peptidase I: MALSNQQGKPEKKHSQEWFEALIIAAIFATVLRIFVVESYRIPTGSMENTLLAGDFLFVNKYVYGPKIPFTDIRLPGVDEVKRGDVIVFKYPKDRSMNYIKRCVAISGDTLEIHNRQLSVNKKPVALPPEGQFLSSVIPAGIGDEMIFPQFSNYNKDNYGPIRVPRKGDVIKLNAQTWPLYADLVADEGHDVSLQGRLVFIDGAPATEYRVQSNYYFAMGDNRDNSLDSRFWGFLPEKDLVGEALIVYWSWNPDLSILTNPVGKLASIRWQRSGMLIH; this comes from the coding sequence ATGGCACTGAGTAACCAACAGGGCAAACCGGAAAAAAAACATTCACAGGAGTGGTTTGAAGCGCTGATTATTGCGGCAATATTCGCGACCGTTCTCCGTATTTTCGTCGTTGAATCCTATCGTATTCCGACCGGATCGATGGAGAATACGCTGCTTGCCGGTGATTTTCTTTTTGTCAACAAATATGTTTACGGGCCGAAAATACCGTTTACCGATATCCGCCTGCCGGGTGTTGACGAGGTCAAACGCGGAGATGTTATTGTCTTTAAATATCCCAAAGACCGTTCAATGAACTATATCAAGCGGTGTGTTGCCATCAGCGGAGATACCCTTGAGATTCATAACCGGCAGCTTTCCGTCAATAAAAAGCCGGTAGCACTTCCGCCGGAAGGACAGTTCCTCTCTTCCGTTATACCTGCTGGTATTGGTGATGAGATGATCTTTCCCCAGTTTTCAAATTACAACAAGGATAACTACGGCCCGATACGGGTTCCCCGAAAAGGAGATGTCATCAAGTTGAATGCCCAAACCTGGCCGCTTTACGCAGATCTTGTTGCCGATGAAGGTCACGATGTGAGTCTTCAGGGGAGGCTGGTTTTTATTGACGGCGCACCGGCTACTGAATACAGGGTTCAGTCCAACTACTATTTTGCGATGGGCGACAATCGTGACAACAGTCTTGACAGCCGTTTCTGGGGGTTTCTGCCTGAAAAGGATCTTGTGGGTGAAGCGCTGATTGTCTACTGGTCCTGGAATCCGGATCTCTCAATATTGACCAACCCGGTTGGCAAACTCGCGTCGATTCGCTGGCAGCGCTCAGGGATGCTGATTCATTGA
- the trpE gene encoding anthranilate synthase component I, which produces MQADQRHAPYLLKPLFKEVHADTETPVSVYIKLQRPFSCLLESVEGEELLARFSYIAIDPVAILKGSVDGESSIEILDEKFSDLRRIAAEETDLRRKIDVTLAAFDTEEIPRKKNGAPQMITSGVFGYFGYDAMHLVERIPSPELADPAGLPDIFLLFCDTLVVFDNIMRKVFIVSNYLDETDKPSALKKIELIAEQMFRPLQREEIAFRPEHPEPVISNTEREEYLGKVAIAKEYILAGDIFQVQVSQRLRRHLNTRPFDVYRMLRTINPSPYLYYFNMKEFEIVGSSPELLVRVERDSRGRRMVDTRPIAGTRHRGNSFEEDERIALELLADEKERAEHLMLIDLSRNDIGRIAKTGTVETNEMMVVEKYSHVMHIVSNVRGELRDDLGTMDAFWSCFPAGTLTGAPKVRAMEIIYELEKEKRGLYGGAVGFLDFKGNLTTAIAIRTMVVADNTIYFQAAGGIVADSKPESEYEETMNKMKAGLTAVENIEVFE; this is translated from the coding sequence ATGCAAGCAGATCAACGGCATGCGCCCTATCTTCTCAAGCCGCTCTTCAAGGAGGTCCATGCCGACACAGAGACGCCGGTATCAGTCTATATTAAACTGCAGCGCCCCTTTTCCTGTCTGCTCGAATCGGTTGAGGGTGAGGAGCTTCTTGCCCGTTTCTCCTATATAGCCATTGACCCAGTAGCTATTCTCAAAGGCTCTGTTGATGGCGAAAGCAGCATTGAAATTCTTGATGAAAAATTCAGTGACCTCCGCCGGATAGCTGCAGAGGAGACCGATCTGCGCCGGAAGATTGACGTCACCCTTGCTGCATTTGACACTGAAGAGATACCTCGGAAGAAGAACGGTGCTCCCCAGATGATCACCTCGGGTGTGTTCGGTTATTTCGGTTATGATGCCATGCACCTTGTTGAACGGATACCTTCGCCTGAACTTGCCGATCCGGCAGGACTACCCGATATTTTTCTCCTTTTCTGTGATACGCTGGTGGTTTTTGATAACATCATGCGCAAGGTCTTTATCGTTTCCAACTACCTTGACGAGACCGACAAACCGTCTGCACTCAAGAAAATAGAGCTTATTGCCGAACAGATGTTTCGTCCGCTGCAGCGTGAAGAGATTGCTTTCAGGCCTGAACATCCGGAGCCGGTTATTTCAAATACTGAGCGTGAAGAGTATCTTGGAAAAGTAGCCATTGCAAAGGAGTATATTTTGGCGGGGGATATTTTTCAGGTACAGGTGTCGCAGCGACTACGCCGTCATCTCAATACCCGTCCCTTTGATGTCTACAGGATGCTGAGAACGATCAATCCCTCGCCCTATCTCTACTACTTTAATATGAAGGAGTTCGAGATTGTCGGCTCATCACCTGAACTTCTCGTCAGGGTTGAGCGTGACAGCAGGGGACGGCGTATGGTTGATACCCGTCCGATAGCCGGAACAAGGCACAGGGGAAACAGTTTCGAAGAGGATGAGCGTATTGCCCTTGAGCTGCTGGCCGATGAAAAAGAGCGGGCCGAGCATCTCATGCTTATTGATCTGAGCCGGAACGATATCGGCCGTATAGCCAAAACCGGTACCGTTGAGACCAATGAGATGATGGTGGTTGAGAAATATTCCCATGTGATGCATATTGTCAGTAATGTCCGGGGTGAGCTTCGTGATGATCTGGGTACCATGGATGCTTTCTGGTCCTGTTTTCCTGCGGGTACACTTACCGGAGCACCCAAGGTTCGTGCCATGGAGATCATCTACGAACTTGAAAAAGAGAAGCGCGGGTTATACGGCGGTGCTGTGGGATTTCTTGATTTCAAGGGTAATCTCACGACGGCTATTGCAATCCGTACTATGGTAGTTGCCGATAACACCATCTATTTTCAGGCAGCCGGTGGTATTGTTGCCGATTCAAAACCTGAATCGGAATATGAAGAGACGATGAACAAGATGAAAGCAGGGCTTACAGCCGTTGAAAATATTGAGGTATTTGAGTAA
- a CDS encoding DegQ family serine endoprotease — protein MRKKNTFMKYLLLVFAGTVVGALVFSNVEFNVALNGSSFSNSPRFASAKNSIESYPIQSLQSFNEAFVQIAESATPSVVTIFTEKTVNQQMVSPFSFFGTPFDDFFGMPKRGLPNGRKEVQRGLGSGVIVTDDGYILTNNHVIDGADVVYIRTFDNRKIAAKVIGKDPKTDLAVIKVNAKGFKPILIGDSDKLRVGEWVIAIGSPLGENLARTVTQGIVSAKGRANVGLADYEDFIQTDAAINPGNSGGALVNINGDLVGINTAIASRTGGFEGIGFAVPSNMAKAVLISLINSGKVTRGYLGITIQDIDENLAKAMNLKMGEGVLVGTVVDGSPAAKSGVRTGDVILDFNTIKVKSSVELRNAIARETPGTIVKMRVQREGSVRLVSLRLEAQPSKEVASATPAEREKVTAALGFNAEELTAALAERLNLKQGAGRVIITAIDPSSNAYTSGLRSGDIILSVNRQSVSSFSQYSAIVKNIKAGNMLFLLVERGGNRIYFAFNV, from the coding sequence ATGAGAAAGAAAAACACATTCATGAAATACCTGCTGCTGGTTTTTGCAGGTACGGTTGTTGGTGCGCTTGTTTTTTCCAATGTTGAGTTCAATGTTGCACTCAACGGCAGCAGCTTCTCCAACAGCCCGAGGTTTGCTTCGGCAAAAAACAGTATCGAGAGCTATCCGATTCAGTCGCTGCAAAGTTTCAATGAAGCGTTTGTGCAGATCGCAGAGTCGGCGACCCCTTCGGTCGTTACGATTTTCACGGAAAAGACCGTAAACCAGCAGATGGTTTCGCCATTCAGTTTTTTCGGCACTCCATTCGACGACTTTTTCGGAATGCCGAAGCGCGGTTTGCCGAATGGCCGAAAAGAGGTTCAGCGAGGTCTCGGCTCGGGAGTTATTGTTACCGATGACGGGTATATCCTTACCAATAATCATGTTATTGATGGTGCTGATGTCGTCTATATACGCACCTTCGACAACCGCAAGATTGCCGCGAAAGTTATCGGCAAGGACCCCAAAACCGACCTGGCGGTGATCAAGGTCAACGCAAAAGGGTTCAAGCCGATTCTGATCGGTGACAGTGACAAGCTCCGTGTCGGAGAGTGGGTTATTGCCATCGGAAGTCCTCTTGGGGAGAATCTTGCCAGAACCGTCACCCAGGGAATTGTCAGTGCCAAGGGCAGGGCCAATGTCGGCCTTGCAGATTACGAGGATTTCATCCAGACCGATGCGGCTATCAATCCGGGTAATTCCGGAGGTGCGCTGGTCAATATCAACGGTGATCTGGTCGGTATCAATACGGCGATTGCGAGCCGGACCGGAGGATTTGAAGGTATCGGTTTTGCCGTCCCCTCCAATATGGCCAAAGCTGTTCTGATTTCGCTTATTAACTCGGGAAAGGTCACAAGGGGATATCTTGGAATAACAATCCAGGATATTGATGAAAATCTTGCCAAAGCCATGAACCTGAAGATGGGTGAAGGAGTGCTGGTAGGAACGGTGGTTGATGGCAGCCCTGCGGCAAAAAGCGGTGTAAGGACGGGAGATGTCATTCTTGATTTCAATACGATAAAGGTGAAAAGCAGTGTTGAACTCCGCAATGCCATCGCCAGAGAGACTCCCGGTACCATCGTGAAGATGAGGGTGCAGAGAGAGGGCAGTGTCAGACTTGTTTCGCTTCGTCTTGAAGCGCAGCCGTCAAAGGAGGTTGCTTCGGCAACTCCGGCAGAGCGGGAAAAGGTAACGGCGGCACTTGGTTTCAACGCTGAGGAGCTTACTGCCGCACTGGCAGAGCGGCTGAACCTGAAGCAGGGAGCGGGCAGGGTGATTATTACCGCCATCGATCCCTCGTCCAATGCCTATACATCCGGATTGCGCAGTGGAGATATCATACTCTCGGTCAATCGTCAGAGTGTGAGCTCATTCAGCCAGTACAGTGCGATTGTCAAAAATATCAAAGCCGGTAATATGCTTTTTCTGCTCGTTGAACGAGGAGGGAACCGGATCTATTTTGCGTTTAATGTGTAA
- the greA gene encoding transcription elongation factor GreA — MSDRIYLTRDGYNRLKEELYVLVHETRREVLEKIAEARAHGDLSENAEYDAAREEQSHTEARIADLENKLASATILDPKLIKTDKVYILTSVKLRNLDDEKEIIEYTLVSSEEADTDLGKISVRSPVGRALIGKAVGEKVEIMVPKGKLHYEILEIFVK; from the coding sequence ATGAGTGACAGAATTTACCTGACAAGAGATGGTTATAACCGGCTGAAAGAGGAACTCTATGTGCTGGTTCATGAAACCAGAAGGGAAGTTCTGGAAAAAATTGCGGAAGCAAGAGCACATGGTGATTTGAGTGAAAATGCGGAGTATGATGCTGCAAGAGAGGAGCAGTCACATACCGAAGCACGTATTGCCGATCTTGAAAACAAGCTTGCTTCAGCCACCATTCTTGATCCCAAACTGATCAAGACGGACAAGGTTTACATTTTGACCTCCGTCAAGCTGCGCAACCTTGATGATGAGAAGGAGATTATTGAATATACACTGGTCTCTTCCGAAGAGGCTGATACCGATCTGGGGAAAATTTCTGTACGTTCTCCTGTTGGCAGGGCGCTCATCGGAAAAGCCGTCGGTGAAAAAGTTGAGATCATGGTGCCAAAAGGGAAACTGCATTATGAGATCCTTGAAATTTTCGTTAAATAA
- the tpiA gene encoding triose-phosphate isomerase: MRQKIVVGNWKMNNTIAESAALASELVAALGKDFSGCEVGIAPTYVALQEAGKIIAGSAVQLVAQNCHFENDGAFTGEVSTGMLKAVGCSYVIIGHSERRQFFGETNATVNLRIKKALAEGLKVILCVGETLAERESEVTSKVVTSQVTEGLAGISDISTIVIAYEPVWAIGTGKTASSAQAEEVHLLIRNTITKLYGDAAAGKLRIQYGGSVKPSNAAELFAMPNIDGGLIGGASLNAADFAAIIKAAS; this comes from the coding sequence ATGCGTCAGAAAATTGTTGTCGGCAACTGGAAAATGAACAATACCATTGCCGAATCGGCAGCACTTGCCTCAGAGCTTGTTGCCGCGCTTGGCAAAGATTTTTCAGGCTGCGAAGTCGGTATTGCTCCGACCTATGTTGCCCTGCAGGAAGCCGGAAAGATTATAGCGGGCTCTGCTGTTCAGCTTGTTGCCCAGAACTGTCATTTTGAAAATGACGGTGCATTTACCGGAGAGGTATCGACCGGAATGTTGAAGGCTGTCGGCTGTTCATACGTTATTATCGGTCACTCGGAGCGTCGCCAGTTTTTCGGCGAAACCAATGCTACGGTGAATCTCAGAATCAAAAAGGCACTTGCCGAAGGCTTGAAGGTTATTCTTTGCGTAGGGGAGACCCTTGCGGAGCGTGAATCAGAAGTTACTTCGAAAGTGGTCACCTCACAGGTTACCGAAGGCCTGGCAGGAATCAGCGATATCAGTACTATCGTTATTGCCTATGAGCCGGTATGGGCGATCGGAACCGGAAAAACTGCATCCTCCGCACAGGCAGAAGAGGTGCATCTGCTTATCCGCAATACCATTACCAAACTCTATGGTGATGCTGCAGCAGGCAAGCTTCGCATTCAGTACGGCGGAAGCGTCAAGCCTTCAAATGCCGCAGAACTCTTTGCCATGCCGAATATTGATGGCGGGCTCATTGGCGGAGCAAGCCTCAATGCAGCAGATTTTGCCGCAATCATCAAGGCTGCATCGTAA
- the thiC gene encoding phosphomethylpyrimidine synthase ThiC translates to MQSKKTFVTGTLHPVEVGMRTLKLSRTYSCGGMEFSSLPLYDTSGPWSDPSFVIDPEKGLPPIRDGWNFWEGKSVESNTATASARRARKALDGGGITQMFFARSGVITPEMEYVAIRENQNLEQWISGFSRGSKKHIPVTPEFVRREIAAGRAIIPANINHPELEPMIIGRNFRVKINSNIGNSALGSSIGEEVEKAVWSCRWGADTVMDLSTGANIHQTRQWILRNSPVPIGTVPIYQALEKVGGKAEDLTWEIYRDTLIEQAEQGVDYFTIHAGILQEHLPFAEKRLTGIVSRGGSIMAKWCKANKQENFLYTRFEEICRILQAYDIAVSLGDALRPGSILDANDEAQFGELKVLGELTKVAWKFDVQVMIEGPGHVPLDMIEENMQKQLEYCHEAPFYTLGPLVTDIAAGYDHINSAIGGTLIASFGCSMLCYVTPKEHLGLPDRNDVREGVIAHKVAAHAADLAKGSPVAWLRDELMSRARYAFAWEDQFNLSLDPEKTRESHRSSMAASGRTDKNPDFCTMCGPDFCSMKKSKEATAQE, encoded by the coding sequence ATGCAATCGAAAAAAACCTTTGTCACTGGTACGCTTCATCCTGTTGAAGTAGGAATGAGAACGCTCAAACTGAGCAGAACCTATTCATGCGGGGGTATGGAGTTCTCCTCACTCCCGCTTTATGACACCAGTGGCCCCTGGTCTGATCCTTCGTTTGTGATTGATCCGGAAAAGGGACTTCCCCCGATTCGCGATGGATGGAACTTCTGGGAGGGAAAAAGTGTAGAGTCCAACACTGCAACAGCTTCAGCAAGAAGAGCCCGCAAAGCCCTCGATGGAGGCGGGATCACCCAGATGTTCTTTGCCCGAAGCGGCGTCATCACCCCGGAGATGGAGTATGTCGCAATAAGGGAGAACCAGAATCTGGAGCAGTGGATTTCAGGATTTTCGAGGGGAAGTAAAAAGCATATACCGGTAACTCCGGAATTTGTCCGCCGGGAGATTGCGGCAGGTCGGGCGATCATTCCGGCAAACATCAATCATCCCGAGCTTGAACCGATGATTATCGGCCGGAACTTCCGGGTCAAGATCAACTCCAACATCGGCAACTCGGCGCTCGGCTCTTCAATAGGCGAAGAGGTTGAAAAAGCGGTATGGTCATGCCGCTGGGGCGCCGATACGGTGATGGATCTCAGTACGGGAGCCAATATCCATCAGACCCGCCAGTGGATTCTGAGAAACTCGCCTGTTCCGATCGGCACGGTACCCATCTATCAGGCACTTGAAAAAGTAGGGGGGAAGGCAGAAGATCTTACCTGGGAGATATACCGCGACACCCTCATTGAGCAGGCCGAGCAGGGTGTAGACTATTTTACCATTCATGCCGGAATCCTGCAGGAACACCTCCCCTTTGCCGAAAAGCGCCTTACCGGCATTGTTTCAAGGGGGGGCTCGATCATGGCGAAATGGTGCAAGGCCAACAAACAGGAGAACTTTCTCTACACCCGCTTTGAGGAGATCTGCCGGATTCTGCAGGCATACGATATTGCCGTGTCGCTTGGTGACGCCCTTCGTCCGGGATCCATACTCGATGCCAACGATGAGGCTCAGTTCGGAGAGCTGAAAGTGCTCGGTGAACTGACCAAAGTGGCATGGAAGTTCGATGTACAGGTTATGATTGAGGGTCCGGGGCATGTGCCGCTGGATATGATAGAGGAGAATATGCAGAAGCAGCTCGAATACTGCCATGAGGCCCCGTTCTATACGCTCGGGCCGCTGGTAACCGATATTGCCGCCGGATATGACCATATCAACTCAGCTATCGGTGGAACACTGATAGCAAGTTTCGGCTGCTCCATGCTCTGCTATGTCACTCCCAAAGAGCATCTCGGACTGCCGGACCGCAACGATGTGCGCGAAGGGGTCATTGCCCATAAAGTTGCCGCCCATGCGGCTGATCTGGCCAAAGGGAGCCCCGTTGCCTGGCTTCGTGACGAGCTGATGAGCAGGGCCCGGTATGCATTTGCATGGGAAGATCAGTTCAACCTCTCTCTCGACCCGGAAAAAACACGTGAATCGCACCGCTCAAGCATGGCCGCAAGCGGAAGAACCGATAAAAACCCCGATTTCTGCACCATGTGCGGCCCCGACTTCTGCTCCATGAAAAAGTCAAAAGAGGCAACCGCGCAGGAGTGA